Proteins from one Sphingomonas insulae genomic window:
- a CDS encoding serine hydrolase domain-containing protein produces MTTTLREQRVESASIALIRNGQIVSTGAWGMAGPNRAATASTPYNLASLTKPLTAEVILRLVSAGKLSLDEPMDRYWSDPDLSRDPRRMKLTVRMALSHRTGLPNWRDAKGLAFDHDPGTTTGYSGEGYQYAARYAEHRTGQSFETLAGRWLFAPAHMRASGYVSSQGETVPIAVPYDDAGNPLPVERVTRYNAADLAHATARDYARFLIDARNDRDLVASLAAERSTSQADLTPEICAGPKAASCPRWTGFGLGWQLLGFPDGTTMLHTGKDAGAFTFAAIDRASGDGIVILTNSDNGWRVILPILERTRSDPKLIAFLRGQMN; encoded by the coding sequence ATGACCACAACCCTCCGCGAACAGCGCGTGGAAAGCGCGTCGATCGCCCTGATCCGCAACGGACAAATCGTCTCGACCGGGGCTTGGGGCATGGCAGGGCCGAACCGTGCGGCGACCGCTTCCACGCCCTACAATCTCGCGTCGCTGACAAAGCCGTTGACGGCGGAGGTCATCCTGCGACTGGTGTCGGCCGGCAAACTGTCGCTCGATGAGCCGATGGATCGCTACTGGAGCGACCCCGACCTGTCGCGCGATCCCCGGCGGATGAAGCTGACCGTCCGCATGGCACTGAGCCATCGCACCGGGTTGCCGAACTGGCGCGATGCGAAGGGGCTGGCGTTCGATCATGATCCCGGCACGACCACCGGCTATTCGGGCGAGGGGTATCAATATGCGGCGCGCTACGCCGAGCACCGCACCGGGCAATCGTTCGAGACGCTTGCTGGTCGCTGGCTGTTCGCCCCCGCCCATATGCGCGCCTCGGGCTATGTGTCGTCACAAGGCGAGACGGTGCCGATCGCCGTGCCCTATGACGACGCAGGCAATCCGCTGCCGGTCGAGCGGGTGACGCGATACAATGCTGCCGACTTAGCGCACGCGACGGCGCGTGATTATGCGCGCTTTCTCATCGATGCCCGCAACGACCGGGACCTGGTCGCGTCTTTGGCGGCGGAGCGGAGCACATCGCAGGCCGACCTGACGCCGGAAATATGTGCCGGACCGAAGGCGGCCAGCTGTCCGCGCTGGACCGGGTTCGGCCTCGGTTGGCAGCTCCTCGGCTTTCCCGATGGCACGACGATGCTCCACACCGGCAAGGATGCAGGGGCGTTCACCTTCGCCGCGATCGATCGCGCGAGCGGCGACGGCATCGTCATCCTGACCAACAGCGACAACGGGTGGCGGGTCATCCTGCCCATCCTCGAACGCACGCGGAGCGATCCGAAGCTGATCGCCTTCCTCCGTGGCCAGATGAACTGA